One Maribacter sp. HTCC2170 genomic window, GATAAAAAAGGTTTCATCACTAAAATTGATCTTTACAGCCAATTTAATTCCTTATTTAAACCTATTTTGGGTTCTTTGCTCCGGATATGTAAATTTGATTTAGATTTTAAGTATCTCTTTTTTTTAATGAGTCCTCCTTGAGGTATGCCTAGTGCAGTAATTAGAAAAAAACCTTTATTTTTACATGCCCCATTGAACTTAAACCAAATAACATGGTTAAAAGAAGTACACTTTTTATTGTTGAAATAATTATCCTTGCCGGATTTGGTATTGGAATATACCTACAAGACTTAAAACACAAGGAAAGTACAAGTGCATATTGGAAGGCCAATAGACATAATATGGGTAGACTCCAGAATATTCAAAAATTTACTTCCCAAATAAATTCAAGGAATTGGAAGGCAATGCGAGATAGTATTCATCACCAAATGGATACTTTGGTGATTCTAAGGTTTAGAAAAGAAGTTGACAGCCTGAATAATACCCGGAAAACGCCACAGCAATAAATTACTGACGTATCTATTTACAAATCAGATAAGTAATTCTTGACACCTGATAGTGACCGATTTCCTTTTTCGAAATTGATTGTAACATCTATACCACGCGAAGGATTTTTTTTGATTGAAAAAAATCAACGAAAAACACCTTAAAATCACACCCACAAAGCTTTAACAAAATTTTAAGTGTGCATTTCATCGAAAAAATAATGCATTTCATCCGCGCCTTGATTCTTTTGGATATTTTCGTGTGCGAATTAATAAACCTGAAGCTAAACCTCTACCATCTCGCAGATTTATATGAAAACCTTTTTTCGCGCCACACTTTACTTTTGTTCATTTTCCCTTTTCGTCCTTTGTTTTACTTCCTGTGATAAAAATTCTGATTTAGTTGAAGAATATGTTCTTTCAGAGAACTTACAAGAACAGAAACTTGATGATCCTTCTGTACAAAACACAGCTCAAAGAGCAGTTCTCGATACAAAGGAAAATGACTTATTTACCGACTAGGGCAGCCCAATAACCATCTTTTATACCCAAAATTTTATTGAAATCTATTCAATGCATCCCTTTTAAAAGCTATCTAATCGAACATTAGCAGTTTTAACCGTTGTTATATCGCCCGTTGCATCAGTCCAGGCAAAATATATTTTGTCTTGAACCAGTTCCATTTGAGGGAAGCCTGATTTTCTAGAGGCGGCCATCGTATCAATAACTATAGACCTTCCCATTTGCCCATTTTTATTTACTTTAACTGCCTTGAAGAGCGCTTTTTGGTTGATTGTTTCCATCCAACTTACTATGGCCCTTTCAGCATCAATAAGTGCAATATCCACTCTTCCCATAGCCTTGGTATCTCCTATACGAATAGGTTTGTCAAAATTAACCCCACCATCTGAGGAGAAGGTGACTTTTACTTTGGCTTCACCATTCGCCTCCGTAAACCAAGCTACAACCAAATCATTGTCAATAGCATCAGCCTTGGGGCCATTTACAGGACATCCTTTTATCTGCCAATTATCATTGTTGATGGTCTTTGGAGCTGTCCAATTTCCATTGACCAACCTTACGATAGACATATCTCTTACCTCATCATCCGATCTATCCCGATAAACAACTACTGGCCCATTTGCCGTTATAGCAGCAGTAGTCTGGCAACAATCGCAGGTTCTTTCATCCAATACATGTTCATTACTTATTAAGCCTTTTGAAGATACTTCAGCGGCTCTAATGGTCATTGCTCCACCATGGTGGTCATGACCAGAACCTGAGGTGTTACGACCATCTAACCAAGTAATAAAAAACGCCTCATCATATGGTAATGTTGTTACAAAACCATGTTCAGTTTTGGTAGAATCTGAGTGTAATTGAAGATCTGCCGCCCATTGAGAGTTCTCTTTCCCCATTACATTTAATCGGACATCATACGAAAAAGTCTTTTTTGATGACTTTTTTAAAACATGTGAAACAAGATTACCGTTGTTCTCAGCTATGGTAGGAAAATCAGCCCAATTCACAAACCAATCCTCACCTTGCGTTATTAATTTCGGATCTTTCCATTGTCCACCTATCAACCTCGCATACTTCAGTTTCGTCAATGAATCATTAACTTTTTCAACCCAAGAAATAAGTGTAATATCCTTATTAGAAGACAAACTTGGCAGTGAACTCATGGGTCCCGTCGGCGAAGAAACAAACTTTACCAATTGTACCTCTCTCTTTTGTTCTTCTTTACATGATAAAAACAAAATAAAAGCAAGCGCGAATAAACAAAACCTCATTAATCTAAACTTTTAAGTCTTTCAATAGTTTCTGGGGAATCCCATTCCAGAGCTCCAGAAATTTCATCAACTTTTTTCCCCTCTTCATTATATACAAAAGTTTTTGGCAATGCTTTAATACCAAGATCGGCAAAGGCTCCAGTATATCTAATATACGTGAATTCAAAACCTTTCCGTTCTTTAAAGGAGTTAATGATTTTAACCGATTGGTCAGTGGCCAACAAAACGACATAGTTCTCCTTTTCTAGAATCTCTTCTGCTTTTAATAGTGAGGGCATTTCTTCAACACAAGGTCTACACCAAGTTGCCCAAAAATTAAGAAGAATTCTTTTTCCTTTATAATCACTAAGGTCTACAGGGTTTCCTTCTAAATCTTCATAACCGTTACTTGAAACAACCGCCTCTTCAATCGATTTATCCATTCTGACGACGGTCGTACTTTT contains:
- a CDS encoding TlpA family protein disulfide reductase, which gives rise to MRTPVFLLVLIMGMLNSCKDADKKSTTVVRMDKSIEEAVVSSNGYEDLEGNPVDLSDYKGKRILLNFWATWCRPCVEEMPSLLKAEEILEKENYVVLLATDQSVKIINSFKERKGFEFTYIRYTGAFADLGIKALPKTFVYNEEGKKVDEISGALEWDSPETIERLKSLD